The nucleotide window CGCCGGTCATCGAACACGTGCCCGTCGGCGAGGAGATCGAAGACGTCCTCGGCGCTGGCGACACGGACGCGGTCAGAGAGGTGCTCTCGGGCGACCGCGCGACGCTCCCCGGCATGGCGGAAGACGAGGACCTGCTGCCGGAAGACCCCGCAGCGGAGGCCGCTGAGCCGTCTGCGGCCGACGAACCGGATGCCGACGCTGAGCCCGCCGATGACGAGGCGGAAGCGGACGCCGACGCCGGAGAGCCCGGAGTCGACGCCGAGGAATCCGTCGACGCGGAAGCTGGCACTCCCGAACCCCGGTCGGTCGCCGAGGACGGGACGGCCGCCGTCACCCCGCACGAGGGCGCACCGCTCGGATCTGCGGACGAAGACGAGACGGAGACCGAATCCGACGCGGACGCCGCCGACGAGGCGGACGAAGCGGTCGCAGAAGAGGCAGACGAAGCGGTCGCAGAAGAGGCGGACGAGGAGGTCGCTGAGGAAGTCGACGAAGCGATAGACGACAAAGCGGAGGAACCGGTCGCCGAGGAGGCCCACGAACCGGCCGACGAAGAGCAGTCGGCGGAAGGCGACGACGCGGCCGCGACGCTCCCCGGCGAAGGCGGCTTCGCGGCGGCGCTGGCGGCCGAGATACGGACCGGCGCGGCCGACGAGGAGGACATCGAGACCATCGAGGAGGCGTTCGACGCGTCCGTGCCGCGCAGCGTCGACGTGCGGATCGCTCGCCTCCAGTCGAGCGTCGCCGACATCGAGGCGTACGCCGACGCGCTCGCGGAGTTCATCGACGGCGAAGGCACGGCCCGGGAGATTCTCGACGGGATCGACGAACGAGTCGACGCCGTCGAATCCGAAGTCTCCGCGCTCGACGTCCGCCTCGACGACGCTGACGACGAGCGCGAGGCGATCGAGTCGGACGTCGCCCGCGTCGACTCCGCGGTTACCTCCGCATCGGATGCCGTCGACGCCGTCGAGGAGCGAGTGGACGGCGTCGAGAGCGATGTCGAGACGGTCGAAGGCGACGTTCAGGGCGTCGAGGAGGACGTTCGGGACGTGGAGGACGACGTCCGGGCGGTCGAAGAACAGGTCGGGTCCGTCGACGAGGCGGTCGAATCGGTCCGAGAGGCCGTCTCGACGGTCGAGACCGACGTCGACGACCTCGGCGCGGACGTCGACCGGGTCGAGGGCGAGGCCGAGGCCGTCGCGGAGTCGGTCGATGACCTGGGCGACGACGTGGAGACGCTGTACGAGGAGGTCGACAAGGCCGCAGAGCGCGCCGAGAACGCCGAGGAAGCGGCCGAAGACGCCGCAGAACGCGCGGACACCACCGAGGACCGCGTCGACGACGTCGAGTCCGACCTCGGCCGGTTCGACGAGGAGTTCGACGACCTGTGGAACGACCTCGCGGAGGTCGACACGCGGCTCACCGACGTCGAGGACCGGATCGGCGAGGACCTCGACGACGTGGCCGCCGAGTTAGACGAGATCAACGAGCACCTCGACGAGCTCGACGAGTTCCGCACCCGACTCAACGAAGCGTTCGGCCCGTAACCCGGAAACCGACGGCGAGACGCGACGAGTCGAGCGTTTTACCGTCTTTCGTCCGCGCTCCACCCAGCGAGTCGGAAAACGCAACCCGTTTTACGCACGCGGCCGCAGATCGGTCAATGACTGATCCGATTCCGGTCGCCGTCCCCCGAAAGGGACGCCCGCTTGAAGCGGTCTTAGAGCGGATCGCGGCCGTCTCGGACGACGATCACCTCGACCGGCTCGCGGACAGCGTGAGCAACACCCTCCGGTACGAGAAGGCCGTCACCAAGGGTGCGGTCGACGCCGACGGAGGGCCGTACGAGCGGCTGGCCGAGTACTCGGACCCCGAGATCCCGGCGGAGCCGGAGTTCACGCTGCTGCGCGACGACCGGGGCGGGAAGCCCCGTCGGATCGTCTTCGACGCCGCTACCGTCGATCTGGGCGACGTGACGGTCAAGCTCGTCGGTCGCGAGGAGCCGTTCCGCGCGCTGCGGACACACGAGTTCGCGTTGGGGTTCGACTCCGCGGACCTCGTCTTGGAGGAGGTCGTCGGGATCAGAGCGGCCGGTCTGGGGAACATCTCCGACATCAACGACCGGATCGATCCGGTCGACACCGACGTTCGGGTCGTGGCCGGACTCGGAGACACGGTGTATCACACGCTGATGGGCCGCGAGGACGACCGATCGGCGGGAGCGGCGTTCGACCGCGAGTACCTCACCGACTATGAAGGCCCCCTGTGTATCTCACCGCGGTACGAGCGGCTCGTCACCGCCGTGTTGGGAACCGACGCGCTCGACGGCGTCGAGTTCGTCTATCCCGACGCGGACGAGGAAGAGGAGGCCGCCATCGCCCGCGTCGGGCTCGGCGTCTACCTCACCGTCACCGGCTCGACGGCCCGCGAACACGGGCTCTCCGTCGGCGAACACCTCTTCCCGAGCGAAACGGTTCTCATGCGCAACGCGGCCGAGGCGGACGAGTCGGTGTCCCGCGTCCTCCGGGCGCTCGAACGCGAGGCGGCCGACTCGGAGATCCGCGTCTGAGTCAGGAGTAGATATAGCGGCATGAACTATACCCGTACGCGCTGAGACGGGCTCGACGCGTCGCCGCACTCCCACAGGTCGTATTCTCTCCGCGCAAGCACATCGCTTCGCTTTCGCGAGGCGGAGATCTGATCGAGTACTCCCGAGTGTCAAGTGGCGTTGTTCGCTCGGATCGTTTTCCCCTCGACGTCGACTGCGTTGATCGGTCGGATCGTTCCGAACCGAACCGTCATCGAATCCGTCTCTGCCCAACCCACGCCTGCTACAGTTTATCCGTGATTCTAGTACTCTCACCACCTTCTAAGCAGTCCAGATTTAGAGATAACTGTTCATCTGCGGTTCAAATAGGGGACTACACGCGAAGATAAGTGAATTTATCTGGAAATCTGGGATAGATTGAAGTGAGCGACGCGAGAATCCCCGGCCGAGAACGATGGGAGGGGATCGACAGTCGGTGAAGACGTACGTGCCGGCGGAGCAAAAAGACGTGTGGCGCAACCACGCCGACGAGCTCGACATGTCGCTGAGCGAGTTCGTCAGAACGATGGTTCAGGCCGGTCGAAAGGGGTTCGCGCCGACCGAATCGTCCGGAGACGAGGAACCCGCTTCCGACCCGTCGGACCCCGGGGGTCGCGACCTCGAAACGCGCGTCCACGCGGTTCTCGAATCCGGCCCCCGATCGTGGGACGAACTCGTCGAGGCGGTCATCGGCGACGTGGAAGACGAGTTGGAGGCGACGCTCGACGACCTCCAAGCGCAGAACCGCGTCCGGTACAGCGGCCGGGACGGGGGGTACGTGTTGACCGATGAGTAGTACGCGCTCCGCACCCGAGCCCGACGACCCGATCGGGTACTTCCTCGAAGACCTCACGTACCACGGGAAGACCGACCGGACCCGAGAGGCGTACGAACGCGTCCTGCGGCGGTTCGAGTCCTTCCTCGACGACGTAGATCCGGGATCGGCGACGCACCGCGATTGTATGTCGTTCGTCCACTCGCTCCGGGGCGACGTCGCCGACAGCACCGTCGCTACGTACGCGGCGTACCTCAACCGGTTTTACGGGTACATGACGGAGGTCGGGGCGTTCGACGGGAACCCTATGACGCTGGTGATAGAGGAGATGGACGAGACCGTGGACAAAGACCCCGCCCGCCGGGACGTCTCGATTCCGGCGATGCGGTCGTTCGTCGCGGGCGTCCGCCATCCGCTCCACCGCGCGCTGTTCGTCACGCTCCTGAAGACCGGGATGCGGGTCGGAGAGCTGTGTAACCTCGATTTACGGGACGTGGCGATCACGGATTCGGAGCTCAACGCGGCGTACTCGCTCGGCGGGCGTCCAGCGCTGTCCGGTCGCCCCGACTCGCTGTTCGTGACCTCGGAGGCGGCCGTCGGCGAGGAGCTGAACGGCGAAATCCGTTCGGCCGCGAACAAGCGCAAGCGCGGGACGGTGATCCCGATCGACGACGAGTTGCGTCGGACGCTGAAGCGCTGGCTCGCGATCCGGCCGGACTCCCCGTCGCCCGCCGAACCGCTGTTCGTCGGCACCACGGAGGGGTGGGGCGAGCGGTTGGAGCCGCAGGCGGTCAGGCATGTGGTCGAGCGATACGCTCGGGAGGAGGGGTGGTACCGAACCGGCGGCGGAGCCGACGAGAACGTCACGCCCCACTACTTCCGGCACTTCTTCACCACCCACCTCCGGGACCGGACCGGCGACCGCGGCGTGGTGAAGTACCTCCGCGGCGACGTCGCGGACGACGTGATCGACACGTATACCCACAACTGGGGCGATCAGGTGCGCGAGACATACGAGGCGAACGTGTACCGACTGCTGGTGTAGTTCGGTCAAAGCGGATCCATTTCTGTCGCTCGTTCGACGATCAATTTGATTTGAGAACGAACGAGTAAATTGTATATCGCTATATTGAAGACTCATCCGGCAGCGGCGCGATAAGCGGTGAGGCAGAGGACACGCGGCCCCATCGGTTCACTGTCACTGTGCTTTTTTAGGGTAGCCGAAAAAACGACGGACTTATTTTGCTTTAGGGTAGCCTAAACAACGATGTCGCCTACGAGACGTACACTCCTGATGAGCGCGGCGGCGATCACAGCCGGAACGGCCGGCTGTAGCTCCCGTGACGGAGAGAGTAGTAGAGACGCACCCGGGTCGTCCGAGTCGGAAGGTGAGCCGGTACACACGGCGGTCGCCGCGGAGTGGAACGCGATGCGCGCTCGGCTGTGGGACGGGCTCGCACTCGGCGTCGCCGACGAGACGAGCGACGGGGCCGCCGTCGCGGAGGACGTGTTCGCCCGGTTCGAGGAGGCATCGGGGGAGTACGGCGCTCATGAGATGCTCGAAGCGACGAGCGAGTCGAACTACGCGGAATTCGAGGAGGCGCTCGGCGAACTCCGAACGGCCGGGCTCGGGGCGGGCAATATCGAACGCGCCCGCGAGGAAGCGAACATCGCCGACGCACAGCTGGCGGAGGCACAGGAAGCGGTCGCGGGGGAGACAACCGCGCAGGCCTTGGAACTACAGAACCTCGGAGGAACGGTTCGGAACGCCGCGTTCCTCGCTGCCTCCGGGAACTTCGGAGCGGCGCGCTCGGCGGCCGAGAACGCGCTGACCCGGTTTGAGGAGGCGACGGTCCACGATGTCCTCGAATCCGCGGACGCCGAGTCGTACGAGGCGTTCGAGGCCGGGGTCGAATCGGCCGTCTCGGCGGCAGAGTCGGAGGACGCCGACGCCGTCCGAACGGCGTCCACCGAGGCGTTTCGGG belongs to Halorubrum sp. DM2 and includes:
- a CDS encoding alanine-zipper protein, whose product is MSERTAEAATTVDEDGIRVEKSFTDDAFPVPAVRYTLSSHREDPVRVRIVDRIPESFPMDRVGFHPEYESENWTAYKDHRVEFERVIDPDETVETVFGIRDEDPDLDGFLGTPVIEHVPVGEEIEDVLGAGDTDAVREVLSGDRATLPGMAEDEDLLPEDPAAEAAEPSAADEPDADAEPADDEAEADADAGEPGVDAEESVDAEAGTPEPRSVAEDGTAAVTPHEGAPLGSADEDETETESDADAADEADEAVAEEADEAVAEEADEEVAEEVDEAIDDKAEEPVAEEAHEPADEEQSAEGDDAAATLPGEGGFAAALAAEIRTGAADEEDIETIEEAFDASVPRSVDVRIARLQSSVADIEAYADALAEFIDGEGTAREILDGIDERVDAVESEVSALDVRLDDADDEREAIESDVARVDSAVTSASDAVDAVEERVDGVESDVETVEGDVQGVEEDVRDVEDDVRAVEEQVGSVDEAVESVREAVSTVETDVDDLGADVDRVEGEAEAVAESVDDLGDDVETLYEEVDKAAERAENAEEAAEDAAERADTTEDRVDDVESDLGRFDEEFDDLWNDLAEVDTRLTDVEDRIGEDLDDVAAELDEINEHLDELDEFRTRLNEAFGP
- a CDS encoding DUF5805 domain-containing protein; this translates as MGGDRQSVKTYVPAEQKDVWRNHADELDMSLSEFVRTMVQAGRKGFAPTESSGDEEPASDPSDPGGRDLETRVHAVLESGPRSWDELVEAVIGDVEDELEATLDDLQAQNRVRYSGRDGGYVLTDE
- a CDS encoding tyrosine-type recombinase/integrase, whose amino-acid sequence is MSSTRSAPEPDDPIGYFLEDLTYHGKTDRTREAYERVLRRFESFLDDVDPGSATHRDCMSFVHSLRGDVADSTVATYAAYLNRFYGYMTEVGAFDGNPMTLVIEEMDETVDKDPARRDVSIPAMRSFVAGVRHPLHRALFVTLLKTGMRVGELCNLDLRDVAITDSELNAAYSLGGRPALSGRPDSLFVTSEAAVGEELNGEIRSAANKRKRGTVIPIDDELRRTLKRWLAIRPDSPSPAEPLFVGTTEGWGERLEPQAVRHVVERYAREEGWYRTGGGADENVTPHYFRHFFTTHLRDRTGDRGVVKYLRGDVADDVIDTYTHNWGDQVRETYEANVYRLLV